ATCGATGGAGTCGAGCGGCTTGTAGGAACGGTTCTGGAAACGTGTGCTGGCCAACACGACCACATTTCCTCCCGCCGAAAACCCCATCACCCCGATTTTGTCCGGATTGATGTGATACTCCTGAGCACGCGCCCGCAGGATCGAAATCGCCCTCTGAGCATCCTGCAAGGCCATGGGGACCTTGGGTGTCACGTGCCTGTGCAGTTTACTGTCCCAATAGCAGCCGGAATAGGGAACGCGATACTTGACCAGAACGCAGGTGATGCCGGATCGGGTGAGCCAATCGGCAATCTCTGTGCCCTCCAAACCCATCGCCAGCGACAGATGTCCTCCCCCGGGGAAAATGACAATGCACGTGCCCGACGGATTCTCCCTGGGGTAATAGACCGTGTAGGTCGGATTGGAGACGTTTGTAACCGGCTTCTCGGCCAGAATCTGCGGATCTTCCAATGTGCGGATTCCACCCGCCAGCACCGGCGAATGGGCGGACCAGAGGGGTACCTGTTGGGCGCCCCCCCTGGGCGTCCACGAATCCGCGCTCGACACCCCTGTTAAAACGGGTACGCTGAGGAGCAGCACCATAACGACAAAAATTACAATATTTCTCATCTCCTCATCTCCTTCCCATGATAAGCACTCAGATTCCTGGGGCCAAAAAATTATATCAATAATTTCCCTAAAGGTCTGTCCCTGGCGGGAATCTCTTCTCGTTTTTGCTGAGCTTTGCGAGGACCGCTTCGCTCAGGTCTATTTTGAGGGCCCTCGAGAGGCTCAGCAGGTAAATCATTATATCAGCCATCTCGTCAGCAGCTTTTTCAATGACCGTGCCTTGAAGGGAGATCCGTCGGGATTCTTCGCTTGTGGCCCACTGGAAGAGCTCCATGAGCTCCGCCGCCTCTATTGCAATAGACATGCTCAGGTTCTTGGCGTCATGGTAGGGTCTCCACTCCCGCTCGTCGATAAAGGCTCCCACTTTTTCTTTGAGGAAGCCGAGAGTCGTGCTTTTGTCCATAAGGCCTCCGTTTCGCTATTTATCGGGCACGTCCCCTGGTGCTCTGTCCAGCGTTGCTTCCGGGTAAGGCAGCGATATGGTGAATTTTGCGCCTTTCCCGGGCTCCGAAT
The Candidatus Eremiobacterota bacterium genome window above contains:
- a CDS encoding alpha/beta hydrolase gives rise to the protein MRNIVIFVVMVLLLSVPVLTGVSSADSWTPRGGAQQVPLWSAHSPVLAGGIRTLEDPQILAEKPVTNVSNPTYTVYYPRENPSGTCIVIFPGGGHLSLAMGLEGTEIADWLTRSGITCVLVKYRVPYSGCYWDSKLHRHVTPKVPMALQDAQRAISILRARAQEYHINPDKIGVMGFSAGGNVVVLASTRFQNRSYKPLDSIDQVSCRPDFAVPVYPGHMTMSHKNVDSRALNSDIVISRGIPPTLLIHAKDDPVDPVHYSEVYAAALRKVGVSVTLKLYKSGGHAFGVRKQDKDSDRWTEDVIAWLQQLKIL
- a CDS encoding nucleotide pyrophosphohydrolase; the protein is MDKSTTLGFLKEKVGAFIDEREWRPYHDAKNLSMSIAIEAAELMELFQWATSEESRRISLQGTVIEKAADEMADIMIYLLSLSRALKIDLSEAVLAKLSKNEKRFPPGTDL